Below is a genomic region from Sulfitobacter sp. OXR-159.
GTTTCCAATGGCCTCGGCCAGATCTTTTGCAACCTGCATGTTTGCCCCCAGTTCATGTTCCGTCCGGTTTAGCTGTCGCGCTCTCGGACCTCAAGCGTTCGCGGTGGCGGGCCAGCCAATAGGCGCTTGCCACCAATGGCGCATTGGCAAGCGCCTGCGCATCGGCCAAGGCCATCAGATCGTCAAAGGACATCAAATGCGACCGTATATCCTCGCCCTCTGAGGCCAAACCGCCCGTGCCGATGATATGATCCGGCAAATCCGCAAATCCAACGAAAATGTGAAAGAATTCCGTCGCATTGCCGGGAGAGGCGTAGACGTTTCCTACGGGTTCCAAGGCGCCTAATGTGATCCCCGCCTCTTCAAGCGCCTCGCGTCGTGCGGCGGCCTGCGGTGTCTCACCGGGATCAATATGGCCCGCGATGGGCTCTAACTGCCAGCAGGTGTGATCGCCCCGCGCCAAAGGGCCCATGCGGATCTGCTCAACCAGCAGCACGCGGTCGCGTGCGGGGTCATAAGGCAGCACCAACGCCGCGTCCGCGCTGACAAAGACCGCGCGGTCGATCTCTGCGGACATGGCACCGTCGAAGGTCTCGTGGCGGAGGGAAATTTCATCAAGGGCAAAGAACTTTGCGTAAACGCGATCTCGGCCGGTAATCTCAATCTTTCCGTCGAGGGCCAGCGGATCATGCGCGCTCGTTTCAGCCAGCACCTGTTGATGGGCGCGGCGGCGGATCATCGGGAACATCGCGTCGACCTCGGCGCGGGGGCGTTTGCCCATATAGCTCATCACCTCGCGCGCCGCGTGGCACGACAGCGCAGCCCAATCGGCCTCCCATGCCTCAAGCGACCATGGCCCCTCACCCGTCCAGCGCCCCGGTTGCGGCAGATAGACCTCTGCCGCCTGCCCGTCTGCCAATGTCACCGGCACCAGATCATAGTCAAAGGCGCCTTCATAAAAATCGAGCCGGGCAAAATCATCCGCACTCAGCCCTTGAACCAGCAGCCCTTCGGCCTGCGCGGCCTCGCATGTCTCAATCGTGGGAAACGGCCCCTCGGCGGCGGCTGAGACGCGGTAGCCCGGCAAAGTCGCAGGCCGCAGGTCAATCGCTCCGGCGGAACGGCCAAGCACAATTTCCAAAAGCGGCAAATGCCGCAGGGTGCCGTAAATAAAAAGATGTCGCATGGGGATCAGGACCAACGGTTATAAGCAAATTCGGTCAAAAGACCTGCGATCACAGCCCCGACAACGAGCGCCACACCGATGGGAAGTGTGGCAATCATCACCCCGAACTCCGCGCCGATCTGAAACACGGCAACGATGGCTTCGAAAGGATCGTCATAGCGGTTGCGCAGGGCCAGACGGACCATCTCATTCGCCGCCTGCAAGAAAATCGCCCAGAGCATCAGCACAAAGACCCCGGCCAACCCGTTATTGATCGCGGCCACTATGCCGCGCCCCGCGCGCTTGCCCATCACCCGCCAGCCCACCACAAGGCCAAGAAGGATGTTCAGCGGGAGGAAATACCCGAAATCCGTGCTTTCCGGCATCAGGGGCACCACCATGCCCGACAAAACAAAGGCCAGCACCGCGAGTGAGATCGCTGCCATAAGTCGTGCACCAGTCGGCATTTTGCGGCTCCTTGCGGGGATGGACCGCAGGGGCGGTCACACAGGTCGCCGTACCGTAATCTGCGTCACGTCGCAATTTCCACTGTCAAATGTCGCAGCGCAGGAAGTGAGGTAAAAATTCCACATCCGGCGAAAGCGTTCGTCAAAGCCAAGCGCGGTGATCTGATCCCATTTCGCGTTAAAGGTCTCATGCCAGCGGCGCAGCGTGATGTCATAGCTTTTGCCGAACTCGACCGAGCGGTCGACCACAAGACCGGCGCGTTCCACTTGCTCGCGCAGCACCTTGGGGCTGGGTAACATGCCGCCCGGAAAAATGTATTTCTGAATGAAATCCACGCCGCGCTTGTAAACGTCCCAACGGGCGTGATCGACGGTGATGATCTGTAGCGTGGCTGCGCGTCCGGGCTTCAGCCGCTGGCGGACGGTCTCGAAATAGATCGGCCAATATTGCTCGCCTACCGCCTCGAACATCTCGATACTGGCGATGCCGTCATAGAGCCCGCGTTCATCGCGGTAGTCCTGCAATTTAAAGGTCACACGGTCTGACAGCCCGGCTTTTTTGATCCGGTCCACGGCGTATTTATATTGCTCGGCACTGATCGTCAGCGCGGTGACGTGCAAGTCCCGTTCGGCAGCGGCATATTCAGCGAAACCGCCCCAGCCGCAGCCGATTTCCAACACGTGATCGCCCGGTTGAACCCCCATCTGATCGACCATGGATTTGTATTTGGCGGTCTGCGCGGCCTCTAGCGACATCTGCGCGCCGTCCTCGAACATGGCCGAGGAATAGGTCATCGTCTCATCCAGCCAAAGCCCGTAGAACTCATTGCCAAGATCATAGTGCTTGCTGATGTTGCGTTTGGCCTGCTTGCGGTTGTTGCGTTGCAGCCAAAAGCGGAACTTCTCAAACTGACGCAGCAGCCCTTGGCCAGGGAAGCCGTCATAAACGGTTTCGTTGCCAGCATGCACCAAATCCATGAAGGCTTGCAGGTCGGGGGTCGACCACCATTCGTCAAGGTATGCGTCACAAAAGCCCAGATCGCCCTCGCGGATCAGGCGGGCAAAGAGGTCATCGTTGTGGATATGCAATTCGGCCACCGGGCCGGGTTTGGCCCCTTCGGCCCGGAACGCGCGACCATCGGGCAAAACGAAATCGACCCGCCCATGCTGCATCGCCTGCGCCATGGCAAAGACCTGTGGGAAATAGCGCGGCAGACCCTTCTGCCCCTCTGTTGTCGTCAGCTTCATACCTCGGTTCCGTTCTTGTTCTTGGCGCCTACTGTAACCGCAGGCTGCTGTTTCGCAAAAATTTAAAAATCACGATTGCGGTAGGCATCCAGTGCCCGTTCGCGCCCTTCCGAAAGATCGACAATCGGGTCGGGATAGTCGTCATTCGGGCTGAGGCCCCAGCGGCGCGGGATTGCGTCGAAATAGGCCAGCGCATCCTTGCTTGGCTTCGCGCGGCCCTCGGCGATCCAGCGGCGGGTATAGTCTCGGCCCTTGTCGAACCGATCAAGCTGGGTTTCAGGATTGAAAATGCGAAAGAACGGCGTTGCATCGGGGCCAGAGCCTGCGGCCCATTGCCAGCCCATCGCGTTATTGGCCGGATCCCAATCGATCAGGTGCTCTTCGAACCACTTTTGGCCGATGCGCCAGTGACACATGAGGTGTTTGGTCAGATAGCTCGCCACGATCATGCGGCCCCGGTTGTGCATCCGCCCGGTCACCTGCAATTCGCGCATGGCGGCATCGACGAATGGCACGCCGGTGCGCCCCTGTTTCCACGCCAGTACCTCGGCGCGGCGCTCATCCTCATTCCACGGGAAAGCCTGCCATTCCTCGCGCCAGTTTTGGTCAAGGATGCGGGGCGTGTGGTACATCAGATGATAAGCAAACTCGCGCCAAACGAGTTCTTTCAGAAAGGTCTCTGCCCCCCGCTTGCCATCTTGCATCGCACGCTGACCAGCATGCCAGCATTGCGCCGGGCTGATTTCGCCCAAAGAGAGGTTTTCGGACAGTGCAGAGGTGCGGTCTTCGCCCGGCATGTCGCGGCTTTCATCATAGCCTTCGACGATATGCGCGATGAAGGACCCCAGCCGCGCCTGTG
It encodes:
- a CDS encoding NUDIX domain-containing protein codes for the protein MRHLFIYGTLRHLPLLEIVLGRSAGAIDLRPATLPGYRVSAAAEGPFPTIETCEAAQAEGLLVQGLSADDFARLDFYEGAFDYDLVPVTLADGQAAEVYLPQPGRWTGEGPWSLEAWEADWAALSCHAAREVMSYMGKRPRAEVDAMFPMIRRRAHQQVLAETSAHDPLALDGKIEITGRDRVYAKFFALDEISLRHETFDGAMSAEIDRAVFVSADAALVLPYDPARDRVLLVEQIRMGPLARGDHTCWQLEPIAGHIDPGETPQAAARREALEEAGITLGALEPVGNVYASPGNATEFFHIFVGFADLPDHIIGTGGLASEGEDIRSHLMSFDDLMALADAQALANAPLVASAYWLARHRERLRSESATAKPDGT
- a CDS encoding TrgA family protein, encoding MPTGARLMAAISLAVLAFVLSGMVVPLMPESTDFGYFLPLNILLGLVVGWRVMGKRAGRGIVAAINNGLAGVFVLMLWAIFLQAANEMVRLALRNRYDDPFEAIVAVFQIGAEFGVMIATLPIGVALVVGAVIAGLLTEFAYNRWS
- a CDS encoding cyclopropane-fatty-acyl-phospholipid synthase family protein produces the protein MKLTTTEGQKGLPRYFPQVFAMAQAMQHGRVDFVLPDGRAFRAEGAKPGPVAELHIHNDDLFARLIREGDLGFCDAYLDEWWSTPDLQAFMDLVHAGNETVYDGFPGQGLLRQFEKFRFWLQRNNRKQAKRNISKHYDLGNEFYGLWLDETMTYSSAMFEDGAQMSLEAAQTAKYKSMVDQMGVQPGDHVLEIGCGWGGFAEYAAAERDLHVTALTISAEQYKYAVDRIKKAGLSDRVTFKLQDYRDERGLYDGIASIEMFEAVGEQYWPIYFETVRQRLKPGRAATLQIITVDHARWDVYKRGVDFIQKYIFPGGMLPSPKVLREQVERAGLVVDRSVEFGKSYDITLRRWHETFNAKWDQITALGFDERFRRMWNFYLTSCAATFDSGNCDVTQITVRRPV
- a CDS encoding deoxyribodipyrimidine photo-lyase — translated: MSENTPIIMWFRRDLRLSDQPALAAACKSVRPVIPLFIHDDQSEALGAAPKFRLGLALACLGETLAEKGSRLTLRRGDALDILRDVIKQTGAGAVYWSRLYDPAAIDRDTKVKDALKEEGIEASSFAGHLMFEPWTVETKTGGFYKVFTPYWKSVRGRDVAAPVATPSEIAAPQDWPESDALDDWQMDAEMQRGRDIVRPFVRLGEAAAQARLGSFIAHIVEGYDESRDMPGEDRTSALSENLSLGEISPAQCWHAGQRAMQDGKRGAETFLKELVWREFAYHLMYHTPRILDQNWREEWQAFPWNEDERRAEVLAWKQGRTGVPFVDAAMRELQVTGRMHNRGRMIVASYLTKHLMCHWRIGQKWFEEHLIDWDPANNAMGWQWAAGSGPDATPFFRIFNPETQLDRFDKGRDYTRRWIAEGRAKPSKDALAYFDAIPRRWGLSPNDDYPDPIVDLSEGRERALDAYRNRDF